The following proteins come from a genomic window of Dreissena polymorpha isolate Duluth1 chromosome 1, UMN_Dpol_1.0, whole genome shotgun sequence:
- the LOC127842551 gene encoding uncharacterized protein LOC127842551, translated as MAERIRHHPPMAGQHLYWMSPLTVLPSWVRDKIATSVDASNRFHEVAEVLGYTYEQALATLVRSQGNYHCRSSPTLLLLQDLAGHNCTLGRLQDAFAVLNHPAVIHIPTWLRSVTRDHSVYHSGTQVTEEPFCNCETCNNHNRDATPPSVSGGCGQANCSCLRPPPYEDRPVRGPYTQSGNTRGIGRSTSVEIPNSPPNRLTPHGEFVERETFARALPLPVSQSYTNSVVQTSCCLCDQCRSDRHETKVLQTFDAPETHCTLSCSPTRGDNRRNTNHDIHNLQMAGSNNSDQTQVKSRCSEDLTNRASEVSGHDSDQTQVKSRLTESLINGNSAAVNQGQNIALTKWNGRNSWGGSSSLSSSSNNLRPSISEGSNLSRTSSRNTSTAEDVSDQGPIYPGYHNRLTESLSQGDSNIKTSNVPSRNGVNSPPAYSALGKIPGREDRVSLPGQVALRSLMVFITYSYNQHRDDLSFLRDLEALCLLVRQCGIRIKIDVDDESYSERRINKLDWLETYVKKADYVIACITPTYHSDIQPSPATAVPMESQLNARFIYNMLRDEFYSNHSRNFRMVPVLFPSSGAIESHVPDCMRSTIIHNFPSQADKITKLFSRT; from the exons ATGGCAG AACGGATACGACATCATCCGCCTATGGCTGGTCAGCATCTGTACTGGATGTCCCCGCTGACGGTCTTGCCGTCCTGGGTTCGGGATAAGATAGCCACATCAGTGGACGCCTCCAACCGGTTTCATGAGGTGGCAGAAGTTCTCGGATACACATACGAGCAGGCGCTCGCAACATTG gtcCGGTCCCAGGGTAACTACCATTGCCGTTCTAGTCCTACTTTACTGCTATTGCAAGACCTTGCGGGCCACAACTGCACCCTTGGGAGACTTCAGGACGCATTCGCGGTACTAAATCATCCGGCTGTGATACATATCCCAACATGGCTGAGATCCGTTACCA GGGACCACAGTGTGTACCATTCGGGTACGCAAGTCACTGAGGAGCCGTTTTGTAACTGCGAGACCTGTAATAACCACAACCGTGACGCCACACCGCCTTCCGTATCCGGTGGGTGCGGACAAGCAAACTGTAGCTGTCTGCGTCCGCCGCCGTACGAAGACAGACCTGTAAGAGGCCCTTATACCCAGTCCGGAAACACAAGGGGAATCGGAAGAAGCACATCTGTGGAAATTCCGAACAGCCCCCCGAACAGGTTAACGCCACATGGTGAATTTGTCGAGCGGGAGACTTTTGCGAGAGCACTTCCACTTCCGGTTTCTCAGTCTTATACCAATTCAGTTGTGCAGACCTCCTGCTGCCTGTGTGACCAGTGCAGGTCGGACCGGCACGAAACTAAAGTGCTTCAAACATTTGATGCGCCGGAGACGCATTGTACTTTAAGTTGCAGTCCAACAAGAGGAGACAACCGACGTAACACTAACCATGACATACACAACTTACAGATGGCAGGTAGTAATAACTCTGATCAGACGCAAGTGAAGAGTCGATGTTCAGAAGATCTCACGAATCGGGCATCAGAGGTGAGCGGTCATGACTCCGATCAGACACAAGTGAAGAGTCGTCTCACGGAATCTCTCATAAACGGAAATTCTGCAGCTGTGAATCAAGGACAAAATATCGCTTTAACAAAATGGAATGGAAGGAACTCTTGGGGCGGTTCTTCTTCCTTGTCGTCATCATCTAATAACCTTAGGCCGAGCATTTCCGAGGGTTCGAATCTGTCAAGAACTTCATCGCGAAACACGTCAACAGCCGAGGACGTGAGCGACCAGGGTCCAATTTACCCAGGCTACCACAATAGACTAACCGAATCTCTCTCGCAGGGCGATTCGAACATTAAGACAAGCAATGTGCCATCCCGAAACGGCGTGAATAGCCCGCCCGCGTATTCAGCGCTTGGGAAAATTCCTGGTAGAGAGGACAGAGTGTCCCTCCCGGGGCAGGTGGCGCTCCGTTCTTTGATGGTTTTTATAACGTATTCTTATAATCAGCACCGAGACGACTTGAGCTTCCTGCGGGATCTGGAGGCCTTGTGCTTGCTAGTGAGACAGTGCGGAATCCGCATCAAAATTGACGTAGACGATGAATCGTATAGCGAGCGGCGAATCAACAAGCTAGATTGGTTGGAAACGTATGTCAAAAAG GCCGATTATGTGATCGCCTGTATCACCCCGACGTATCACAGCGACATCCAGCCGTCCCCGGCCACCGCCGTCCCTATGGAGAGTCAACTCAACGCCCGCTTCATCTACAATATGCTGCGCGACGAGTTTTACAGCAATCACAGCCGAAACTTCCGCATGGTGCCTGTACTGTTCCCGAGCTCTGGAGCCATCGAAAGTCACGTGCCGGATTGCATGCGTTCAACGATCATACATAATTTTCCTTCTCAAGCGGATAAGATCACCAAATTGTTTTCTCGGACATGA